Proteins encoded in a region of the Rhodopirellula halodulae genome:
- the trxA gene encoding thioredoxin, with product MASEAVKEFNDDNFDSEVLQSDSPVLVDFWAPWCGPCRQIAPMIDELASENPGVKIGKVNIDDNPGAAQKFGINSIPTLLLFKNGEIADTFVGVRPKAALQDALTAVS from the coding sequence ATGGCCTCAGAAGCAGTCAAAGAATTCAACGACGACAATTTCGATTCCGAAGTCCTTCAAAGCGACAGCCCCGTGCTGGTCGACTTCTGGGCTCCATGGTGTGGTCCTTGCCGTCAAATCGCTCCGATGATCGACGAACTGGCCTCGGAAAATCCCGGCGTCAAGATTGGCAAAGTCAACATCGACGATAACCCCGGTGCCGCTCAAAAATTCGGCATCAACAGCATCCCAACTTTGTTGCTGTTCAAGAACGGCGAAATCGCTGACACCTTCGTCGGCGTCCGCCCCAAAGCCGCTTTGCAAGACGCGTTGACCGCCGTCAGCTGA
- a CDS encoding DUF1501 domain-containing protein produces MIQQPSNAMNFIRRRWFLQQCGIGLGHIALTSLLADAGDLSFAEDRSSVDPMAPKSPHFPAKIKNVILLFMGGGPSQFEMFDHKPELERLDGTLPPSELLDGYRAAFINPNSKLLGPKFKFEKKGSAGTPISELLPHTAGVLDDICLIRSMKTDAFNHAPAQLMMSTGSQQFGRPSMGSWVTYGLGSESKDLPAYVVFNSGKKGPSAGAGNWNSGFLPTLHSGVEFRSSGDPVLYLSNPPGMTDWSQRESLKAVNELNRQRLDVVGDPEIATRINGYEMAYRMQSSAPEAMSLSDEPEHILKLYGAEPGKMSFANNCLLARRLVQRGVRFVQLFHESWDQHGGLTGGLKQNCSDTDQACAALVQDLKQQGMLDETLVIWGGEFGRTPMVQGGNDGRDHHPNSFSMWMAGGGLKAGLAYGQTDELGFDVAENPVHVHDLHATILHLLGFDHKRLTYRFQGRDYRLTDVHGELVHDILA; encoded by the coding sequence ATGATCCAGCAGCCAAGCAACGCAATGAACTTCATTCGACGCCGCTGGTTCTTGCAGCAATGCGGGATTGGTTTGGGGCACATTGCTTTGACATCGCTGTTGGCAGACGCCGGCGATCTAAGCTTCGCGGAAGACCGATCGTCGGTGGATCCGATGGCTCCGAAGAGTCCTCACTTCCCCGCCAAGATCAAGAATGTGATCTTGCTGTTCATGGGTGGCGGTCCCAGTCAGTTTGAAATGTTTGACCACAAGCCAGAGCTGGAGCGGCTGGATGGAACGCTGCCGCCATCTGAATTGTTGGACGGGTATCGAGCGGCATTCATCAATCCCAATTCAAAGTTGCTCGGCCCGAAGTTCAAGTTCGAGAAAAAGGGATCCGCCGGAACACCGATCAGCGAGTTGCTGCCTCATACGGCGGGCGTTCTGGACGACATTTGTTTGATTCGTTCGATGAAGACGGATGCCTTCAATCACGCGCCTGCTCAATTGATGATGAGCACGGGTTCGCAGCAATTCGGGCGTCCCAGCATGGGGTCGTGGGTGACCTACGGACTGGGGAGCGAATCCAAGGATCTGCCCGCGTACGTCGTTTTCAACAGTGGAAAGAAAGGACCCAGTGCGGGTGCCGGAAATTGGAATTCGGGTTTTTTGCCGACTCTGCATTCCGGTGTTGAGTTCCGCAGCAGCGGCGATCCGGTGCTGTATCTGTCCAACCCTCCCGGAATGACCGACTGGTCACAGCGAGAATCCTTGAAGGCCGTCAACGAGTTGAATCGCCAACGTTTGGATGTGGTTGGTGATCCGGAAATCGCGACTCGGATCAACGGCTATGAAATGGCCTATCGAATGCAGTCGAGTGCTCCGGAGGCGATGTCGTTATCCGATGAACCGGAACACATCTTGAAGTTGTACGGGGCGGAACCCGGCAAGATGTCTTTCGCAAACAACTGTCTGTTGGCTCGTCGGCTGGTCCAACGCGGTGTGCGATTCGTGCAGTTGTTCCATGAGTCATGGGATCAGCACGGTGGGCTCACTGGTGGCCTAAAACAAAATTGCTCGGACACGGATCAAGCTTGTGCGGCACTGGTTCAAGATCTCAAGCAACAAGGCATGCTGGATGAAACGTTGGTGATATGGGGTGGTGAGTTTGGCCGGACACCCATGGTCCAAGGTGGCAACGATGGCCGCGACCATCACCCCAATTCATTCAGCATGTGGATGGCGGGCGGTGGACTGAAGGCCGGACTGGCTTATGGTCAAACCGACGAGCTTGGTTTCGATGTGGCGGAGAATCCGGTGCATGTCCACGATTTGCACGCCACGATCTTGCATCTTCTGGGTTTTGATCACAAACGATTGACCTATCGATTCCAAGGTCGTGATTATCGGCTAACCGACGTGCACGGTGAATTGGTGCACGACATCTTGGCGTGA
- a CDS encoding PSD1 and planctomycete cytochrome C domain-containing protein, with the protein MADRLLFRELCSSLLPRWLVLLCGCFLSGPAEVLHAQETSATQQVSFNRDIRGVLSDKCFLCHGPDESTREAGLRLDRREDALDAGAIVPGEVDASELIARITSDDPELVMPPPGTGKTISDEERTAIEQWIQQGAAYEEHWAYVAPRFPDVPKVENDPWCRNDIDRFVLARLEAHGDSPNKVADPATLTRRLHLDLTGLPPTLSALDAVEHAENPAHVLDQQVDSLMRSVAFGERWGRWWLDAARYADSAGYEKDMQRNVWFYRDWVIDAMNRDLPYNQFVIEQIAGDLLPGATQSQRVATGFLRNSMTNEEGGADPEQFRVEGMFDRMDAIGKSILGITTQCAQCHTHKYDPISHHEYYSMFAALNDFHEACITVFTPEQATLRDQVLDEIQSAKEEFQRQNPEWRSEVQTWAMSFEGNDVNWQTLHPTTVPFEGQKFNVLEDGSVVSESYAPTKASNDFSLSMRVGTITAVRLDAMMHPQLPRGGPGRSIDGTGALSEFKLRVQPTSKDADGKPKPAVELKFHRAISDANASESLLKPQYRNREPEKDKRVVGPPEYAIDGDESTAWTTDLGPGRSNQARHIIFLPAEPVVIEDDAEITFTLVQKHGGWNSDDNQNFLIGRYKVSITDSATLPKETVPTSAEPILAMDPANWTAEQSQIAFDAWRQSFVKANPDSTRAKDLSALNQRIESAWQRFPETTTQLVAQSINHPRETFVFARGDFLSPTDRVEADAPEFLHAMPKNDTPDRLRFAKWLVSEDSPTTARVIVNRIWQAYFGRGLVSTPEDFGFQSAAPSHPQLLDYLAMELMQNNWSLKHIHRLIVDSATYRQSSVVPQSDWLDDPDNERLARGPRHRMEAEMVRDTALFVSGLLNTSVGGPSVYPPAPEFLFQPPTSYGPKIWDTSTGSDQYRRSLYVHQYRSIPYPPLQVFDAPKGDAACVRRERSNTPLQSLVLMNEPQFVDAARALAARILREADADDQGRLQFAFRLCTGRIPDEAESLVLIDLLRKQRQHIGDGNMDLTQLLGVPQKACLQLTGHSAEELAAWMTVARTLLNLDETITKS; encoded by the coding sequence ATGGCTGATCGTTTGTTGTTTCGTGAACTGTGTTCCTCGCTGCTTCCGCGATGGCTCGTCTTGTTGTGCGGCTGTTTCCTATCTGGTCCGGCAGAGGTTTTGCACGCCCAGGAAACTTCGGCAACCCAACAGGTTTCGTTCAATCGCGACATACGAGGCGTTCTGTCGGACAAATGCTTTCTCTGTCACGGACCCGACGAATCAACCCGTGAAGCCGGACTGCGTTTGGATCGTCGAGAGGACGCACTGGACGCAGGAGCGATCGTGCCCGGCGAGGTGGACGCGAGCGAATTGATTGCTCGCATCACCAGCGACGATCCAGAACTCGTGATGCCACCTCCCGGAACCGGCAAAACAATCAGTGATGAAGAGCGAACCGCCATCGAGCAATGGATCCAGCAAGGCGCCGCATACGAAGAACACTGGGCCTATGTGGCACCTCGCTTTCCCGATGTGCCCAAGGTCGAAAACGATCCATGGTGTCGCAATGACATTGACCGGTTTGTCTTGGCTCGATTGGAAGCCCACGGTGACTCGCCGAACAAGGTTGCTGATCCAGCAACGCTGACTCGCCGCTTGCATTTGGATCTCACCGGGTTGCCGCCAACGTTGTCGGCATTGGACGCGGTTGAACACGCGGAGAACCCGGCGCATGTGCTTGATCAACAAGTCGATTCGTTGATGCGTTCCGTCGCTTTCGGTGAACGTTGGGGACGTTGGTGGTTGGATGCGGCTCGCTATGCGGACTCCGCTGGCTATGAAAAAGACATGCAGCGGAACGTCTGGTTCTATCGCGATTGGGTGATCGACGCGATGAATCGTGACCTGCCGTACAACCAATTTGTGATCGAACAAATCGCCGGTGATCTGTTACCAGGAGCCACCCAGAGCCAACGCGTGGCGACTGGTTTTCTGCGGAACTCCATGACCAACGAAGAAGGCGGCGCGGATCCCGAACAATTTCGCGTCGAAGGAATGTTTGATCGGATGGATGCGATCGGCAAATCAATCTTGGGGATCACCACGCAGTGCGCCCAGTGTCACACTCACAAATACGATCCCATCAGCCATCACGAATACTATTCGATGTTCGCGGCGCTGAATGATTTTCACGAAGCGTGCATCACGGTGTTCACGCCTGAGCAAGCAACTTTGCGAGACCAAGTGCTGGATGAAATTCAGTCAGCCAAAGAGGAGTTCCAGCGTCAAAACCCCGAGTGGCGGAGCGAGGTGCAGACTTGGGCGATGTCGTTCGAGGGGAACGATGTCAATTGGCAAACATTGCACCCAACGACCGTTCCGTTTGAAGGCCAAAAGTTCAACGTCCTCGAGGATGGTTCGGTGGTCAGCGAAAGCTATGCCCCGACCAAGGCCAGCAACGATTTCAGCTTGTCGATGAGAGTCGGGACCATCACGGCGGTGCGTTTGGACGCGATGATGCATCCGCAACTTCCTCGTGGCGGTCCGGGGCGAAGCATCGATGGAACGGGAGCTTTGTCGGAGTTCAAGCTTCGCGTGCAGCCAACTTCGAAGGACGCCGACGGCAAGCCCAAACCGGCCGTGGAGTTGAAGTTTCATCGAGCGATCAGCGATGCCAACGCATCCGAAAGCCTGTTGAAACCACAATACCGAAATCGTGAACCGGAAAAAGACAAGCGTGTTGTCGGGCCACCGGAATACGCCATCGATGGTGACGAGTCCACCGCGTGGACGACGGACCTGGGACCAGGCCGCAGCAATCAAGCCCGCCACATCATCTTCTTGCCCGCCGAACCGGTGGTGATCGAAGACGATGCCGAGATCACATTCACGTTGGTTCAGAAACATGGTGGTTGGAACAGCGACGACAACCAAAACTTTCTGATTGGACGCTACAAGGTCAGCATCACGGATTCGGCGACATTGCCAAAGGAAACGGTGCCGACTTCCGCCGAACCCATCCTGGCGATGGATCCTGCAAATTGGACGGCGGAACAATCGCAGATCGCGTTCGACGCGTGGCGGCAATCGTTTGTCAAAGCGAACCCCGATTCGACAAGGGCAAAGGACCTGTCCGCCCTCAACCAGCGGATCGAATCGGCTTGGCAACGTTTTCCAGAAACCACCACACAGTTGGTGGCTCAGTCGATCAACCATCCGCGAGAGACGTTCGTGTTCGCTCGTGGCGACTTTCTATCTCCCACGGACCGTGTGGAAGCGGACGCTCCCGAGTTCCTGCATGCGATGCCGAAAAACGACACCCCGGACCGTTTGCGATTTGCCAAGTGGTTGGTATCGGAGGACTCACCGACCACAGCACGCGTCATCGTCAATCGAATCTGGCAGGCTTACTTCGGGCGAGGACTGGTGTCGACACCGGAGGACTTTGGTTTTCAATCCGCTGCCCCCAGCCATCCTCAATTGCTCGATTACCTCGCCATGGAATTGATGCAGAACAATTGGAGCTTGAAACACATTCATCGCTTGATCGTTGATTCCGCGACTTATCGTCAGTCGTCCGTTGTGCCGCAATCCGATTGGTTGGACGATCCTGACAACGAACGGTTGGCTCGCGGCCCTCGTCATCGAATGGAAGCCGAGATGGTTCGCGACACGGCACTGTTTGTCAGCGGTTTGTTGAACACGTCCGTGGGCGGCCCCAGTGTTTATCCGCCGGCACCGGAGTTTCTGTTTCAACCACCGACCAGCTACGGCCCCAAAATTTGGGACACCTCGACGGGGAGCGACCAATACCGGCGAAGTTTGTACGTGCATCAATACCGAAGCATTCCTTATCCACCGCTGCAGGTCTTTGACGCACCCAAGGGCGACGCGGCTTGCGTGCGACGCGAGCGGAGCAACACACCGCTGCAATCGTTGGTGCTGATGAATGAACCACAATTCGTGGATGCTGCACGAGCATTGGCCGCCAGGATTTTGCGAGAGGCGGACGCGGATGATCAAGGTCGGTTGCAATTCGCGTTTCGGTTGTGCACAGGACGAATTCCCGACGAAGCCGAGTCTCTTGTGTTGATCGATTTGCTGCGGAAACAACGTCAACACATCGGCGACGGCAACATGGATTTGACGCAGTTGTTGGGTGTGCCCCAAAAAGCCTGCTTGCAATTGACGGGGCATTCCGCTGAGGAGTTGGCCGCTTGGATGACGGTGGCTCGCACGCTGTTGAACTTGGACGAAACGATTACGAAATCATGA
- a CDS encoding gamma-glutamylcyclotransferase family protein yields MTLSYSGTTPTDVDPEELSVFFVYGTLCRGQCRERCWPIEPLAVHPAWVTGTLYGRDDYPAMTAGDQRVGGECWFYHRTDANRVTKVLDEIEVTNQPGQPNLYDRVRVTATLLHSDKLLHSDMRLAGQRDLPGRQAPGTWSASTYHYSTDPMRDGFSEICPGETPWGNLAVWPPEKWRIERDI; encoded by the coding sequence ATGACGCTTTCGTATTCCGGCACCACTCCCACGGACGTCGATCCTGAAGAACTCAGCGTGTTCTTTGTGTACGGGACGCTGTGCCGCGGACAATGCCGCGAGCGTTGCTGGCCAATCGAACCTTTGGCCGTGCATCCGGCGTGGGTGACCGGAACGCTCTACGGCCGCGACGACTACCCGGCGATGACGGCGGGTGACCAGCGGGTGGGCGGCGAATGCTGGTTCTATCACCGGACCGACGCGAATCGGGTAACGAAAGTGCTGGACGAGATCGAGGTGACCAATCAACCCGGCCAACCCAATCTGTATGACCGTGTGCGAGTCACCGCAACGCTGCTTCACTCGGACAAGTTGCTTCACTCGGACATGCGGCTCGCCGGTCAACGTGACTTGCCTGGCCGCCAAGCACCGGGCACTTGGTCGGCATCCACCTACCATTATTCGACCGATCCCATGCGCGACGGGTTCAGCGAGATCTGTCCTGGGGAAACTCCGTGGGGAAATTTGGCGGTTTGGCCGCCAGAAAAATGGCGAATCGAGCGTGACATTTGA
- a CDS encoding carboxy terminal-processing peptidase — protein MSFRQKLSVALLATVCIGSPQLNSLSFAQEQADRAATQQSPPPQPTSRDKVIAKLISNLMPTQHVSGKQLNDEISQRALDLFLESFDPMKLYFLQSDVDEFKRYSNVIDDQVRLGDLSLAYYIYGRFTQRVDERVAVVMELLDGEFDFTRDEQIIIDRDATQYARNADEARDRWRRQIKLALLDLRNEKSDKDEDAENAEPEKSMDDIMAEAKDQLRRRYARYARRWKQTSSDDLLELFLTSVTNGYDPHSTYMSPATLEDFAISMRLNLDGIGASLGEKDGTTVVRQIIPGGAADSHGKLKPDDVIVAVGQDLEGPMVDIIEMPLKEVVKLIRGRAGSTVRLAVRPGGTGNEEILKIVRARIELEDSAARGEIIEHELPGQGKVKLGYINLPSFYMDMEAARRNERDYRSSTRDVERILYDFKEQNVGGVVLDLSRNGGGSLTEAISLTGLFIDRGPVVQVKNSDGSVQQYSDDQGGTVWDGPLVVVTSKLSASASEIFAGAIQDYHRGIIVGDPATHGKGTVQTLRDLGQDLFGSNTENYGALKVTLQQFYLPDGESTQLRGVEADLVLPSMTSKLPVAEGDLEYALEFDKVPLAKHNLYAMTPDSLINQLRINSANRVQQDKEFAELMRRIELYVREKDQKSISLNEEDFLRRRAEREAQTEAEEEELDEVLNNDEIFRDTYYNKEVMNVAHEYVNGLRSQNLAVAK, from the coding sequence ATGTCGTTTCGTCAAAAACTCTCCGTCGCTTTGCTCGCGACGGTTTGCATCGGCTCCCCCCAACTGAACAGCCTCAGCTTCGCCCAAGAACAAGCGGACCGCGCTGCCACCCAGCAATCTCCGCCACCGCAACCCACCTCGCGCGACAAGGTGATCGCGAAGCTGATTTCGAATTTGATGCCGACTCAGCACGTGTCGGGAAAACAACTCAACGACGAGATCAGCCAACGAGCACTCGATCTGTTCTTGGAATCCTTCGACCCGATGAAGCTCTACTTTTTGCAGAGCGACGTCGACGAATTCAAACGTTACTCCAACGTCATCGACGACCAAGTTCGCTTGGGCGATTTGAGTCTGGCTTACTACATCTATGGTCGGTTCACACAACGAGTCGACGAGCGGGTGGCCGTTGTCATGGAGCTCCTCGACGGCGAGTTTGACTTCACCCGTGACGAACAAATCATCATCGACCGCGACGCCACCCAGTACGCACGCAATGCCGACGAAGCACGCGATCGCTGGCGTCGACAAATCAAACTGGCTTTGCTTGACCTCCGGAACGAGAAGTCGGACAAGGACGAAGACGCAGAGAACGCTGAGCCAGAAAAATCGATGGACGACATCATGGCGGAAGCGAAAGACCAACTGCGTCGTCGCTACGCTCGTTACGCTCGCCGTTGGAAGCAAACCAGCTCTGACGATTTGCTGGAGCTGTTTCTGACCTCGGTCACCAACGGCTACGACCCGCACTCAACCTACATGTCGCCGGCAACCCTGGAAGACTTCGCCATCAGCATGCGTTTGAACCTCGATGGCATCGGGGCGTCACTCGGCGAGAAGGATGGCACCACAGTTGTTCGCCAAATCATTCCCGGCGGTGCTGCGGATTCACATGGCAAACTCAAACCCGATGACGTGATCGTCGCCGTCGGCCAAGACCTCGAAGGCCCGATGGTCGACATCATCGAAATGCCACTGAAAGAGGTCGTCAAACTCATTCGTGGTCGTGCGGGCAGCACCGTTCGATTGGCGGTTCGTCCCGGTGGCACCGGCAACGAAGAGATCCTGAAGATCGTTCGCGCCCGAATCGAACTTGAAGACTCGGCCGCTCGTGGCGAAATCATCGAACACGAATTGCCCGGCCAAGGCAAAGTCAAACTGGGTTACATCAACCTGCCCAGTTTCTACATGGACATGGAAGCCGCTCGCCGCAACGAACGCGATTACCGCAGCAGCACCCGTGACGTGGAACGCATTCTGTATGACTTCAAAGAACAAAACGTCGGCGGCGTGGTGTTGGACCTGTCGCGCAACGGCGGTGGCAGCCTCACGGAAGCCATCAGCCTGACCGGTTTGTTCATCGATCGCGGTCCAGTCGTTCAAGTCAAGAACTCGGACGGTTCGGTTCAGCAATACTCGGACGATCAAGGCGGCACCGTTTGGGACGGTCCCTTGGTTGTGGTGACCAGCAAGCTCAGTGCCAGTGCCAGTGAGATCTTCGCCGGTGCAATTCAGGATTATCATCGCGGCATCATCGTCGGTGACCCCGCCACCCACGGCAAAGGCACCGTGCAAACGTTGCGTGATCTCGGCCAGGACTTGTTCGGCAGCAACACCGAGAACTACGGTGCCCTGAAAGTCACCCTGCAGCAGTTCTATCTGCCCGATGGGGAAAGCACCCAGTTGCGTGGTGTGGAAGCGGATCTGGTTTTGCCGAGCATGACCAGCAAGCTTCCCGTCGCTGAAGGTGACTTGGAATACGCCTTGGAATTCGACAAGGTGCCACTGGCGAAACACAACCTGTACGCGATGACGCCCGACAGCCTGATCAATCAGCTTCGAATCAACTCGGCCAATCGCGTTCAGCAAGACAAAGAATTCGCCGAGCTCATGCGTCGCATCGAACTGTACGTTCGCGAAAAAGACCAGAAGAGCATTTCGCTGAATGAAGAGGACTTCCTCCGTCGTCGAGCCGAACGGGAAG